GGTTCCTGTCACCCAGCCGGGATCGGCCGTGCACCAGTAAACATCGGATTCTTTAAGATCAAGTACCCATTTAGCGGTCTGATAATGCTGAATCATCGCATTATGAACATGGAGGACGCCTTTTGGTTTACCGGTTGAGCCTGATGTATAGTGAAGGATCAGCCCGTCTTCACGGTCTACCCATTCCAAATCGAGCTCCTTGTCCGCTTTTTCCATTCGGCTGAAATAATTGACATACGGCCCTTCTTCCTTCACGTCCTCACCAACGAGCACAACGTGTTTTAAATGAGGAAGTTCGCTGACAGGCACGCGCTCCAATAGCTGAGGAGTCGTGATCAGTACTTTAGCTTCGCTGTCTTCCAGACGGTCTCTGACTGCTCCTTCCATAAATGCTTCAAACAGCGGGCCGACGATGGCTCCCAGTTTGATTGCCCCGAGCAGTGAAAAATACAGCTCAGGAGAACGCGGCATAAAAATAAACACCCTGTCCCCTTTTTCAACATCAAGCTGGCGGAGCATATTGCCAGCCCGATTAGATTGTTCCTTCATCTCTTTAAATGTATACTTCTCGTCTCTTTTCTGATCTGAGAAATAAAGTGCTACTTTATTTTTTCTATCGCCTTCTGCATGTCTGTCAACCGCTTCATAGGCTAGATTGACTCGCCCCGTTTCATACCAGGAAAATTCTTTTTCTATGCTTTTCCAGTCAAATGCGTTATATGCTGCTTGATAGTCTTCAAGGTTAAAGTTACCCTTTACACTCGGAAGCGTTTCCACTTTCATTAGTCAATCTCCTCCTATGCCAAGATATTCAAAGCCATTATATCATAATCGTTCTTAATTTTTAAATTTATTAGAATTGTCACACCAAATAAGTTGAAAGCCCTTACAAATGATTTCGTTTATGTATAATAGAATAGGATAACTTCAAATTGGGTGGTGTATAAATGAACCATAAGAAAACATACAACTGCCTTGCCATTGATACACCTTTGGGCAAGGTCATTATCGAAGGGCCGATTTCGCCTGAACATCTGGCAGGCTACGAATTTCATGCCGGATTAAAGGCGTTCAGGCCCCCGCACCAGCAGCGTGAAGCTCTCATTGAGATTGCAGGCCTTGATGAAGGAAGAATCATTATCGCTAGAAACAAAGAGACAATTATCGGCTATGTGACCTATGTCTATCCTGATCCGATGGAAAGATGGTCACAAGGAAACATGGAGAACCTGCTTGAACTCGGTGCTATTGAAGTCATTGCGGATTACCGCAACTGTAAAATAGGGAAAAGCCTATTAAAAGTATCGATGATGGATGATGCGATGGAAGATTACATCATTATCACAACTGAATATTATTGGCATTGGGATCTGAAAGGAACCGGCTTGTCGGTTTGGGATTACCGGAAAGTGATGGAGAAAATGATGAATGCCGGAGGCCTGGAATATATGGCAACTGACGATCCGGAGATCAGCTCACATCCTGCAAACTGTCTAATGGTCAGGGTCGGAAAAAGAATAACGATGAATTCGGTACAGCAATTCGATAAAATCCGTTTCCAGAACCGCTTTATGTATTGACCGGAGAAGGGAGAAATAAAGATGATTGTTCAGGACATGATGAATAAACAGGCTGTTACAGCCATGCCACAGACGACGATTAAGGAAGCTCTGCTTCTTTTAAAAACTCACCGCATCCGCCATTTGCCGATTGTTGACGAAGAAGGATTGCTTGTCGGCATTATTTCTGATCGTGATTTAAGAGACGCCAGCCCGTCCATCTTTGATGCTGCCGATCATCCTGAAGAATTTCAGCGGCCCGTTTCTGAGATTATGAAAAGTGATGTGATCACAGCACATTCACTTGATTTTGCGGAAGACCTTCTTGGTGTTTTTTACGAGCATCAGATCGGCTGCATCCCCGTCCTTGAGAAGAAAAAACTGGTAGGGGTCATCACTGAACGGGACATGCTGTACACTCTCATACAGCTTACAGGCGCTCATCAGCCCAGCTCACATCTTGAAGTTAAGGTTGAAAATATCGCTGGCAAACTGGCTGATGTTGCTTCTCTGATCAAGAATTTTAAAATCAACATCAACAGTGTTCTCGTCTATCCGGACAAACAAGAAGAAAACCAAAAGATTCTGGTGTTCCGGATCGGGACGATGAATCCATACCGCATTGCTTCTGAACTAAGGCAGAATGGTTATGACGTCATTTGGCCGCAGGAACCGGAAGTGGAAAGATGAAGAAACCGGTTTTTATCTATTCCGAGGATATGCTTCGCTATAAATTCAATGAAGATCATCCCTTTAACCAGCTGCGTGTCCAATTAACATATGAACTTCTGCGCTCTTCCGGTGCCTTGGAGGACAGCCAGATCGTAAAGCCGAGGATGGCTACAGACGAAGAAATTAGCCTCATACACGACAAAGCATATATTGAGGCAGTAAAAAAAGCAGGAGAAGGAACACTAAATGCTGTATCAGCTGAAAATTACGGTCTTGGAACAGAGGACACGCCCATTTTTCCCGGCATGCATGAAGCGAGTGCGCTTATTGTCGGAGCTACCTTAACTGCGGCAGATATGGTCATGGAGGGTAAAGCTTCTTATGGTTTCAACGCCAGTGGAGGCCTTCATCACGGATTCAGAGGGAAGGCATCCGGTTTTTGCGTCTATAATGACAGCGCGGTGGCTATTGCATATTTAAAAAAGAAGTATGGCGTGAAAGTGCTGTATGTGGATACTGATGCCCATCACGGTGACGGAGTTCAATGGGCGTTCTATGAGGATCCGGATGCCTGTACGCTATCCATTCATGAAACAGGCAGATACCTGTTTCCCGGAACCGGAAGTGTGACAGAAAAAGGCCAGAGTGACGGATACGGCTACTCTTTCAATTTACCGGTAGACGCCTTTACGGAAGATGAGTCCTGGCTCAGCCTCTATGAAACCGCTCTGAATGAAGTAACCGCCTTCTTTAAGCCCGATGTGATCCTGACCCAGAACGGTGCTGACGCCCACTACTTTGACCCGCTGACACACCTGTCAGTTACGATGAACTCGTTCCACGCCATACCGAGGATTGCGAAAAAAGCAGCAGACCGGTACTGCGGTGGAAAATGGATTGCTACAGGCGGCGGCGGGTATGACATCTGGCGTGTCGTGCCGCGGGCATGGTCCGAGATCTGGCTTGCCATGAACGATATCGAATTAAAAGGATCTTTGCCGATGGAGTGGGTGGAAAAGTGGCAAAAACAAGCACCAGTCACGCTTCCTCTTACTTGGGAGGATCCTGACAAGCTGTATAAACCGATTCCCCGCAAACAGGAGATCACAGAAAAAAATGCGCTGACCCTTTCGAAGGCACTTCACCATATTCGAGATTATACAAAAAACACCTGATGGACTCTCTCAATCAGGTGTTTCATTTTTTTATTAAATCGTTTTTAGCATTTCTTCAACAATGGAGGATGATCGTTCGGCAGCAAGCTTAGTAAATTCTGTGAAATTTACCGTTGCTTCCCCGTTGGCTTTGTCCGAAATCGAGCGGATGACCACAAACGGAACATCATTTAAAAAGGCAGTTTGCGCTACAGCTGAGCCTTCCATCTCAATACATGCTCCATCAAACTGCTGAAAATACTTTTCAACGGTTTCCCGGCTGGCAATGAATTGATCCCCGCTTAAAATTCTTCCTTTGCGGACATGAATATCCGGAATCTTTGCAGCTGCCTGTTCAGCAAGCTCCACAAGGCTCGGGCAAGCTGTAAAATCAGATTCGTAATCGAACATCGGTATCGTCCCCTGTGGAAAATGCGGCCCAAGAGCCGAAGCATCCATATCATGCTGCAGTGCGCTGGTGGAGATGACAATATCCCCTATCTCAAGCTCAGGATGAAGAGCTCCTGCAACTCCTGTAAATAAAATATGAGTCACTTTAAAACGGTCGATCAAAACCTGTGTGGTAATCGCAGCATTCACTTTTCCCACACCTGATTTACATAGAACCACTTCTTTAGTTCCATAGGTGCCTTCATAATATTTACCTTTAGCATGAACGCTTTCCCCATAAATATCAAGGGCTTGTCTCATGTAATGAATTTCTTCATCCATGGCCCCAATTATGCCAATTCTCAAATTCTTCTCCCACCTTTATTTCATTAGTTAATCGTTGTTCTTTGTTGTGTTGCGGAACTGAATACGGTGAGGAAGAACGACTGTGTTCTCTTCCACTTTTTCTTTGTTCATCAATTTTGTCAATAGGCGCATCGCAACTGCACCAATATCATACATCGGCTGTACGACGGTTGAAAGGGTTGGTCTGACCATGGTTGCAAGCCTTGTATTGTCAAAACCGATTACTTCAAGGTCCCCCGGCACAGTCAATCCTTTATCCTGTGCGCCGTGGATAACACCAAGTGCCATTTCATCCGTGCCGACAAAGATCGCTGTAGGCATGTTTCCGCTCTCGAGGAATGTTTCAACTGCTTCAATACCGGAATCATACGTATAATCGCCAACAAAAATCTGCTTTTCGTCAACTGTTTTTCCTGCGTCCTCCATCGCTTTACGGAAACCCGTAAACTTATGGTAGCCATTGATCGGGTCTTCAAGAGGACCAGTGACCATAGCTACTGATTCATGGCCAGATTTCAGAAGATGCTCCACTGCATCATACACGGCTTGCTGATAGTCAATGTTAACGGATGGTATTTCCTTTTCCATATCAACCGTTGCAGCCATTACAATCGGCACAGGTGATTTTTTAAATTCTTCTACAAGCTCTTCTGTGATTTTACCGCCCATAAAAACGATTCCATCCACTTGCTTGCCAAGCAATGTATTGAGAAGGTGTATTTCTTTTTCTTTGTTTTGATCCGAATTACACAAAATAATATTGTATTTATACATCGTAGCAATGTCTTCAATTCCACGAGCAAGTTCAGCGAAAAAAATGCTTGCAATATCAGGGATGATCACACCTACTGTTGTTGTCTTCTTGCTCGCAAGTCCTCTTGCAACAGCGTTAGGACGATATCCTAGGCGTTCGATTGCTTCAAGCACCTTTTTTCTTGTAGATGGTTTTACATTTGGGTTTCCATTTACGACACGTGAAACAGTTGCCATAGAGACTCCTGCTTCACGGGCCACATCATAAATTGTTGTATTCAATTTGATAATCCTCCTTTAATTCCACAATCCAGACAGGTTATGTAATGTTATTGATATCATACAGTAAAGGACTGCAGTTAGGCAACGAAAAGCAGTGACAGCGCTGTAATCCAGCGGGAAAAAGTGAATATTTTACAAATTCTTTTTTATAGTTTTCTCCATTCCCCGTAAGTACATACAAAACAGCAAAAACCGGCTGAAATCAGCCGGTTAATTTTACTGTTATTTTGTTTCTTGGTTTTGGACAATTTTTCCGTCCTTAAAGAATCGGAGTAAATCTCCATAAACCACTTTATCTGACAGATTCAGGTCTTTTTCAGCCTTTTCTTTTGCAGGCTTACAAAGCTTATTAGCCACTTCTTTTCCATCTGTCTGATTGTAGCATTTTTCTTTTTCTCCGGAATAGACATAATCTTTCGTAATCGCACTTCCGTCCCTTTGAACGGTGAAATCATCACGTTCTGGAGAGAAAAGGTCAGAGCCGAACTGAATATCACCTTTTGTTTTTATACCGAGCAGATGCAGAATGGTCGGTTTCAAATCAACCTCTCCGCCGATCGTATGCATCGTTTTTCCTTTTTGACCCGGAACATGAATGAACAATGGTGTTTTTTGAAGCTTAAGATGCTCATAAGGTGTAACTTCTTTTCCTAAAATCTTGCTCATCGCTTTATTATGGTTTTCTGAAATACCATAATGGTCTCCGTACAAGATGACAACTGAGTTATCATAAAGCCCTGAAGCTTTCAGC
This genomic stretch from Fictibacillus marinisediminis harbors:
- a CDS encoding acetoin utilization protein AcuC → MKKPVFIYSEDMLRYKFNEDHPFNQLRVQLTYELLRSSGALEDSQIVKPRMATDEEISLIHDKAYIEAVKKAGEGTLNAVSAENYGLGTEDTPIFPGMHEASALIVGATLTAADMVMEGKASYGFNASGGLHHGFRGKASGFCVYNDSAVAIAYLKKKYGVKVLYVDTDAHHGDGVQWAFYEDPDACTLSIHETGRYLFPGTGSVTEKGQSDGYGYSFNLPVDAFTEDESWLSLYETALNEVTAFFKPDVILTQNGADAHYFDPLTHLSVTMNSFHAIPRIAKKAADRYCGGKWIATGGGGYDIWRVVPRAWSEIWLAMNDIELKGSLPMEWVEKWQKQAPVTLPLTWEDPDKLYKPIPRKQEITEKNALTLSKALHHIRDYTKNT
- the ccpA gene encoding catabolite control protein A; this translates as MNTTIYDVAREAGVSMATVSRVVNGNPNVKPSTRKKVLEAIERLGYRPNAVARGLASKKTTTVGVIIPDIASIFFAELARGIEDIATMYKYNIILCNSDQNKEKEIHLLNTLLGKQVDGIVFMGGKITEELVEEFKKSPVPIVMAATVDMEKEIPSVNIDYQQAVYDAVEHLLKSGHESVAMVTGPLEDPINGYHKFTGFRKAMEDAGKTVDEKQIFVGDYTYDSGIEAVETFLESGNMPTAIFVGTDEMALGVIHGAQDKGLTVPGDLEVIGFDNTRLATMVRPTLSTVVQPMYDIGAVAMRLLTKLMNKEKVEENTVVLPHRIQFRNTTKNND
- a CDS encoding GNAT family N-acetyltransferase, with translation MNHKKTYNCLAIDTPLGKVIIEGPISPEHLAGYEFHAGLKAFRPPHQQREALIEIAGLDEGRIIIARNKETIIGYVTYVYPDPMERWSQGNMENLLELGAIEVIADYRNCKIGKSLLKVSMMDDAMEDYIIITTEYYWHWDLKGTGLSVWDYRKVMEKMMNAGGLEYMATDDPEISSHPANCLMVRVGKRITMNSVQQFDKIRFQNRFMY
- a CDS encoding acetoin utilization AcuB family protein, coding for MIVQDMMNKQAVTAMPQTTIKEALLLLKTHRIRHLPIVDEEGLLVGIISDRDLRDASPSIFDAADHPEEFQRPVSEIMKSDVITAHSLDFAEDLLGVFYEHQIGCIPVLEKKKLVGVITERDMLYTLIQLTGAHQPSSHLEVKVENIAGKLADVASLIKNFKININSVLVYPDKQEENQKILVFRIGTMNPYRIASELRQNGYDVIWPQEPEVER
- a CDS encoding 5'-methylthioadenosine/adenosylhomocysteine nucleosidase, which encodes MRIGIIGAMDEEIHYMRQALDIYGESVHAKGKYYEGTYGTKEVVLCKSGVGKVNAAITTQVLIDRFKVTHILFTGVAGALHPELEIGDIVISTSALQHDMDASALGPHFPQGTIPMFDYESDFTACPSLVELAEQAAAKIPDIHVRKGRILSGDQFIASRETVEKYFQQFDGACIEMEGSAVAQTAFLNDVPFVVIRSISDKANGEATVNFTEFTKLAAERSSSIVEEMLKTI